The Brasilonema sennae CENA114 genome includes a region encoding these proteins:
- a CDS encoding filamentous hemagglutinin N-terminal domain-containing protein, producing MSIAVAQVSADGTVSTTVTTPDGKNFNINDGTRRGGNLFHSFKEFSVPTGGSANFNNATDVLNIINRVTGGSVSNIDGLIRTLGKANLFLLNPAGIIFGPNAQLNIGGSFLGSTANSFLFDNGFEFSATNPQAPPLLTINVPIGLRYRDNPQNITSQSAVLSVPQGNSFALVGGNVSLNGGAITAPGGRVEIGGLSAPGIVGLSSNGSLSFPVGVQFGDISLTNGATVDVRATGAGSVVLNAGNIDLLGGNIFAGVGKGLTADNSPPGDITLNAIGKVTINYPSQVTNIVDEDATGNAGNINIKAGEISITNKASTPTDSPLPPTLNTSPRGSGPSGNISLEATTGSISLIGQDASAGDTLISTYGGVPQSGNISLKANTSISLDNAFLVAGSFGGNAGNISLEGNQFVSLVNNSSVVSQVFGRGRNSGNITIQSSGPVYLQHTLVNTAVGFPDATRTYPTLGNAGDINISGSSIFITDGTEVSSRSFNSGNSGKIVINGTNRVEISGKEPLISDDSDRSGDFENTTVTTTSKRFAGGNAGDITINTRNLRVSDYGTVTATTEGNFRGGNININASAVDLTNDGQVSVSSSGGGSAGLLTVTANSIKLDNRASINANTTAGQGNIILNSDDVILRRNSNITTNATNIADGGNITINTDNLVALENSKITANAQQGYGGKVNITTKGNRFLSPDSVISATSERGPQYSGTVQFNTPEIDPSQGLFELTETVIDPGQQIAQNPCAKGFGSTFTITGRGGLPTDPNKILSSDNVRVDLIEPIPSTVSSTTATYTQRSTNPPVKRIIPAQGWIYNEKGQVVLVAYDPTKTGPQRQPQTPANSCAADR from the coding sequence ATGAGTATTGCAGTTGCGCAAGTCTCTGCTGATGGAACTGTATCCACCACAGTTACCACTCCTGACGGCAAAAATTTCAACATCAATGATGGAACTAGAAGAGGAGGAAATCTTTTTCACAGCTTTAAAGAATTTTCTGTACCCACAGGTGGCTCGGCGAACTTCAATAATGCAACGGATGTCCTAAACATCATCAACCGGGTGACAGGTGGTTCTGTTTCTAATATTGATGGTTTAATTAGAACACTCGGCAAAGCGAACTTATTTTTACTCAATCCAGCAGGGATTATTTTTGGACCAAATGCCCAATTAAATATCGGTGGTTCCTTTTTGGGGAGTACCGCGAATAGTTTTTTATTTGACAATGGGTTTGAATTTAGTGCGACTAACCCGCAAGCGCCGCCATTGTTAACTATTAATGTTCCGATTGGATTGAGGTATCGCGATAATCCCCAAAATATTACTAGTCAATCTGCTGTTCTTAGTGTTCCTCAAGGAAACTCCTTCGCACTGGTAGGTGGTAACGTCAGTTTAAATGGCGGTGCAATAACAGCACCAGGAGGACGAGTTGAGATAGGAGGATTGTCTGCTCCTGGGATAGTTGGGTTGAGTAGTAATGGAAGCTTGAGTTTTCCTGTGGGAGTACAATTCGGTGATATATCGCTCACAAATGGTGCAACTGTTGATGTACGTGCAACAGGAGCAGGGAGTGTCGTCCTGAATGCCGGAAATATAGACCTTTTGGGAGGAAATATTTTTGCTGGCGTTGGCAAAGGATTAACAGCAGATAACTCACCACCAGGAGACATTACACTCAATGCGATTGGGAAAGTGACTATTAACTATCCCAGCCAAGTGACTAATATTGTAGATGAAGATGCTACTGGCAATGCAGGTAACATTAATATTAAAGCTGGTGAAATTTCGATCACGAATAAGGCTAGTACTCCAACAGATTCTCCGCTTCCTCCTACATTAAATACAAGCCCGCGTGGAAGTGGACCTTCTGGAAACATATCACTTGAAGCCACCACAGGCTCGATTTCTTTAATTGGGCAGGATGCAAGTGCTGGGGATACACTTATCTCCACTTACGGCGGTGTACCACAAAGCGGAAACATATCACTAAAAGCGAATACTTCTATATCTTTAGACAATGCTTTTTTGGTTGCGGGCAGCTTCGGCGGAAATGCGGGCAATATATCATTGGAAGGTAATCAGTTTGTATCATTAGTAAACAATAGCTCCGTTGTTAGCCAAGTCTTTGGTAGAGGAAGAAATTCTGGCAACATTACAATACAATCGTCTGGTCCGGTCTATTTGCAACATACTTTGGTCAACACTGCTGTTGGATTTCCCGATGCAACCAGAACATACCCAACACTAGGCAATGCAGGTGATATAAACATTAGTGGAAGCTCTATTTTTATCACAGATGGCACAGAAGTCTCCTCTAGATCCTTCAACAGTGGTAACTCTGGTAAGATTGTGATTAATGGCACTAATCGAGTAGAAATTTCAGGCAAAGAGCCACTTATATCGGACGACAGCGATCGCTCTGGTGACTTTGAAAATACTACGGTGACAACGACTAGTAAGCGATTTGCCGGAGGTAATGCTGGTGATATCACTATCAATACTCGTAACTTACGTGTATCAGATTATGGTACTGTCACAGCAACAACTGAAGGCAATTTTAGAGGCGGCAATATAAATATTAATGCCAGTGCTGTTGACTTGACTAACGACGGACAAGTTAGTGTTAGCAGTTCAGGAGGAGGAAGTGCAGGCTTGCTAACAGTTACGGCTAACTCCATCAAACTGGACAACCGAGCATCTATTAACGCCAACACCACAGCAGGACAGGGCAACATTATCCTGAATTCCGACGACGTTATCTTGCGCCGCAACAGCAATATCACCACAAATGCGACAAACATAGCTGATGGAGGCAATATTACCATCAACACTGACAACCTAGTTGCCTTGGAAAATAGCAAAATCACAGCCAATGCCCAACAAGGTTATGGAGGGAAGGTAAACATTACAACTAAAGGTAATAGATTTCTTTCTCCAGACAGCGTGATTAGTGCGACTTCCGAACGCGGTCCACAGTATAGTGGTACTGTGCAATTTAACACACCAGAGATTGATCCTAGTCAAGGATTATTTGAATTGACAGAAACTGTGATCGACCCCGGACAGCAGATTGCCCAAAACCCCTGTGCTAAAGGTTTTGGTAGTACCTTTACCATCACCGGGCGTGGAGGATTGCCAACTGATCCTAATAAAATCCTCAGTAGTGACAATGTGCGTGTTGATTTAATTGAGCCTATTCCCAGTACGGTAAGTTCAACAACTGCAACTTACACGCAACGATCTACCAATCCACCTGTCAAACGCATAATACCTGCTCAAGGTTGGATATATAACGAAAAAGGTCAGGTGGTGCTGGTAGCATATGATCCCACCAAAACTGGCCCACAACGTCAACCGCAAACACCTGCGAATAGTTGCGCCGCAGACAGATAA
- a CDS encoding CHAT domain-containing protein, which translates to MIFHKYLLRKIRNLSKRIYKKRSLVLAALLFILSGISPVVGAKVSSPTSPTSIVQSPYDAEQLANKAVKFYQSGRFEEAASAWKQTASVFAARRDRLNQAMALSNLSLSYQQLGQWEQAKKAIEDSLALLKTPLQGKQELKVLAQSLEIQGSLQRELGQTADALNSWQEATKIYARANDPEKLAQSKINQAQAMQDLGLYPRACSTLLEVFNQELGVKSCDKLGQLTPEELTKKLQAIELQRPSVYKVVGLRSLGELQRFIGQLEQSQMILKASLKQAQNLNSPQEQADVYLSLGNTARDLGEVDLVRDTREESQREALDSYTKVVKLSPSPTVRQQAELNKLSLWLSELKPKKSSESQQSENLSQEDNQKTILEAEQLWNKLNPELNNLSASRTGVYLQINFAQNLLKLAQQEQFPLQANSKLPILDDIDRILVKAAQQARSLEDKRAEAYALGNRGRLYELKKDLPKAEELTKQALSLASSFSTPDVAYQYFWQLGRIRKDQGETKDAIAAYTKAYNALQSLRSELVAINPEVQFSFRNNVEPVYRELVELDLKYVDSLKQAGTKQVDSLKQTQKKENPQTYIDQARTVIESLQLAELNNFFRESCVEAKAQKIDDIDKTAAVIYTIALEDRLEVILSLPNQPLTLHTAPVGPGELKKIVQDDVQRSLATFTSKENDFLPIYQKLYGWIIQPLEAELANSKVQTLAFVLDKDLRNIPMGILHDGKQYLLEKYAIAVTPGLQLVNPKPISKVGLRALTAGLSENPPNESFPKLSYVKQELEQIEKFGVSSKELLNEKFTTAEIQKQTAASRVPPIVHLATHGQFSSRVKDTFILAWDRRINVKELGGLLRDNTQYQRTPIELLVLSACQTASGDDRAALGLAGVAVRSGARSTLATLWSVEDKSTAQVMGEFYRQLEQSKKTNINKAQALQQAQLALKNQLALKNQDYTHPHFWAPFVLVGNWQ; encoded by the coding sequence ATGATATTCCACAAATATCTACTCAGAAAGATACGAAATTTATCCAAAAGAATATATAAAAAGCGATCGCTTGTTCTGGCAGCCTTATTATTTATCCTCTCAGGAATATCGCCTGTTGTTGGGGCTAAAGTTTCTTCGCCAACCTCACCAACCTCGATTGTCCAATCTCCATATGATGCTGAACAGTTAGCTAACAAAGCAGTCAAATTCTATCAGAGTGGAAGATTTGAGGAAGCAGCATCAGCTTGGAAACAAACAGCGAGTGTTTTTGCTGCTAGAAGAGATAGATTAAATCAAGCAATGGCGTTGAGCAATCTCTCTTTGAGCTATCAACAACTGGGACAGTGGGAACAAGCTAAAAAGGCAATCGAAGACAGTTTGGCACTTTTGAAAACACCATTACAAGGAAAACAAGAATTAAAAGTCTTGGCTCAAAGCTTGGAGATTCAAGGCTCTTTGCAAAGAGAATTAGGTCAAACAGCAGATGCTCTCAACTCTTGGCAAGAAGCAACTAAGATTTATGCAAGAGCGAATGATCCAGAAAAATTAGCACAGAGCAAGATTAATCAAGCTCAAGCGATGCAAGATTTGGGTCTTTATCCTCGTGCTTGTAGTACTTTATTAGAAGTTTTCAATCAAGAACTCGGGGTAAAAAGCTGTGATAAGTTAGGTCAATTAACTCCAGAAGAACTCACGAAAAAACTTCAAGCCATTGAACTTCAACGTCCTTCTGTATACAAAGTTGTGGGATTACGAAGTCTCGGAGAACTGCAGCGATTCATTGGTCAATTAGAGCAGTCTCAAATGATTTTGAAAGCAAGTTTAAAGCAAGCTCAAAATTTAAATTCTCCCCAAGAGCAAGCTGATGTTTATCTGAGTTTAGGCAATACAGCACGTGACTTAGGTGAAGTTGATCTAGTTCGGGACACAAGAGAGGAATCTCAACGAGAAGCACTTGATTCTTACACTAAAGTCGTGAAGCTGTCTCCATCGCCAACTGTGCGACAACAAGCAGAACTGAATAAACTGAGCTTGTGGTTGAGCGAGTTGAAACCAAAAAAATCGTCAGAATCACAACAGTCGGAGAACTTGTCGCAAGAAGATAATCAGAAAACAATATTAGAAGCAGAACAATTATGGAACAAGCTCAATCCTGAACTGAACAACTTGTCTGCTAGCCGGACAGGAGTGTACCTCCAAATCAACTTTGCTCAGAATTTACTCAAATTAGCTCAACAAGAACAATTCCCACTCCAAGCTAATTCCAAACTCCCAATCCTTGACGACATTGATAGGATATTGGTGAAAGCTGCACAACAAGCCAGAAGTTTGGAAGACAAAAGAGCCGAGGCTTATGCTTTGGGAAATCGTGGCAGACTGTACGAACTGAAGAAAGATTTACCGAAAGCAGAAGAATTAACAAAACAAGCTCTAAGTTTAGCTTCCAGTTTTTCAACACCAGACGTAGCTTACCAGTATTTCTGGCAGTTGGGGCGGATACGTAAAGATCAAGGAGAGACTAAGGATGCGATCGCCGCTTACACCAAAGCATATAATGCCCTTCAGTCACTACGCAGTGAGTTAGTAGCAATCAACCCAGAAGTACAGTTTTCTTTTCGGAACAATGTCGAACCAGTTTATCGAGAGTTAGTTGAGTTAGATTTAAAATATGTAGATTCCTTAAAACAAGCAGGAACAAAACAGGTAGATTCATTAAAACAAACTCAAAAAAAGGAAAACCCTCAAACATACATAGATCAAGCTCGTACCGTTATTGAATCTCTACAATTAGCTGAATTAAACAACTTTTTCCGAGAATCCTGCGTAGAGGCAAAAGCCCAAAAGATTGATGATATAGATAAAACCGCAGCAGTTATCTATACAATTGCTTTGGAAGACCGGTTAGAGGTTATTCTGAGCCTACCAAATCAACCTTTAACCCTTCATACAGCTCCTGTTGGTCCAGGAGAACTTAAGAAAATTGTACAAGACGATGTGCAACGTTCTCTCGCCACTTTTACCAGTAAAGAGAATGACTTTTTGCCTATATACCAAAAATTGTATGGCTGGATAATTCAACCACTGGAAGCAGAGTTAGCAAACAGTAAAGTCCAGACTTTGGCTTTTGTACTGGATAAAGACTTGCGGAATATCCCTATGGGTATTCTTCACGATGGCAAGCAGTATCTACTAGAAAAGTATGCCATTGCTGTAACACCTGGTTTGCAGCTAGTGAATCCAAAACCAATTTCAAAGGTTGGTTTGAGAGCTTTAACAGCCGGACTCAGCGAAAACCCCCCAAATGAGAGTTTTCCAAAATTAAGTTACGTAAAGCAGGAACTAGAACAAATCGAAAAATTTGGAGTTTCATCTAAGGAACTCCTCAACGAAAAATTTACTACCGCCGAGATTCAAAAACAGACTGCTGCATCTCGTGTTCCTCCCATAGTCCATCTAGCAACTCATGGTCAGTTTAGCTCCAGGGTTAAGGATACGTTTATCCTCGCTTGGGATCGCCGCATCAATGTTAAAGAATTGGGTGGCTTACTGCGAGACAACACCCAGTACCAGCGTACACCAATCGAATTATTAGTTCTCAGTGCTTGCCAGACAGCTAGTGGAGATGATCGAGCTGCTTTAGGATTGGCTGGAGTTGCGGTGCGTTCTGGAGCACGCAGTACACTGGCGACACTGTGGTCTGTAGAAGATAAAAGTACTGCTCAAGTCATGGGTGAATTTTATCGTCAGTTAGAGCAATCCAAGAAGACAAACATAAATAAAGCACAAGCCTTGCAACAAGCACAATTGGCTCTCAAAAATCAGCTGGCTCTCAAAAATCAGGATTACACTCACCCCCATTTCTGGGCACCGTTTGTACTAGTGGGGAATTGGCAATAA
- a CDS encoding filamentous hemagglutinin N-terminal domain-containing protein, which produces MKKISLFLLTLPLCAIGSLTFVDTATAQQVTQQVTPDGTVSTTVTTPDGKNFTINDGTRRGGNLFHSFKEFSVPAGGSANFNNAADVLNIIGRVTGGSVSNIDGAITALGKANLFLLNPNGIIFGPNASLRIGGSFLGSTANSLLFDNGFEFSATNPQAPPLLSINVPIGLGFRNNPGAIQVQGPGNELVYNAKAGPRDKFDSNVTGLQVEPGKTLALVGGNVSVNRGVLRSKGGRIEIGSFDSNQVVRILPQEQGLSLGYEGTPSLRDIEFSNKSFVNVTGDGGGSIAIVGKNINLNSESFLLSDTLGDKNGGEIRIVGDSIIFNRASALSNTFSSGNGAQIKLDANNITFQNQSGVSIQTWGSGKAGDINIGANSLEIGGGSAFVSITIGNSTGLAGDINMSVKGPLVVNTAGITADSSGTGNAGKININANSLQIENSGINSRAFNSGFGGEINFNIADSLTIKGTNITTNTYGRGDAGKINITAGSFRLQEGVGVSSQAQENSRGKGGEINITVAGTLESGRGVGIQTSTYGQGDAGKINIRANSLRAKNSAISSNTTASGTGNGGEIKITVADLFDLNATGVKTQNLGNGNGGDIQIQTNNFSLSNGSQVSASTSGKGNGGGVTVNATGNISADGQFTNGNKSGFYSTVGSSGVGNAGGVNITARSLSLTNGGTVSTSNAGSGAAGNITVTTAKDIRLDNQASIDANTKGGQGDISLNSGDFILRNNSNITTNAQGTAGGGNIRINTENLVALDDTSITANAEKGFGGRIFITAQGIFRSPDSKITAISEAGQQFNGIVQFNTPEIDPSQGLFELTETVTDAAQQVAQNPCIKGFGSTFTITGRGGLPSDPNKILSSDNVRVDLIEPVVSTVSLTTATEKKPSQQPTVKKIIPAQGWIYNDKGQVVLVGYDPTKTGPQREQPAPTSNCAATR; this is translated from the coding sequence ATGAAAAAGATATCCCTGTTTTTACTCACCTTACCCCTATGCGCCATAGGGAGTTTAACTTTTGTAGATACAGCCACAGCACAACAAGTCACTCAACAAGTCACTCCTGATGGAACTGTATCCACCACCGTCACGACTCCTGACGGCAAAAACTTCACCATCAATGATGGGACAAGAAGGGGAGGAAACCTTTTTCACAGCTTTAAAGAATTTTCTGTACCTGCAGGTGGTTCGGCTAACTTCAACAATGCAGCTGATGTCCTAAACATCATCGGTCGAGTCACAGGTGGTTCTGTTTCTAATATTGATGGTGCGATTACAGCACTGGGGAAGGCGAACTTATTTTTACTCAATCCCAATGGGATTATTTTTGGACCAAATGCTAGCTTGAGAATTGGTGGTTCATTTTTGGGGAGTACGGCGAATAGTTTGCTATTTGACAATGGGTTTGAGTTTAGTGCTACTAACCCGCAAGCACCCCCATTGTTAAGTATCAATGTTCCGATTGGGTTGGGATTTCGGAATAATCCTGGAGCAATTCAAGTACAAGGACCAGGGAACGAACTTGTCTATAATGCCAAGGCGGGACCCCGTGACAAATTCGACTCCAACGTTACAGGGTTACAAGTCGAACCTGGAAAAACCCTAGCGCTGGTAGGAGGAAATGTTTCTGTTAACCGTGGTGTACTTAGATCCAAAGGCGGACGTATTGAAATCGGTAGTTTCGATAGCAACCAAGTTGTGAGGATACTCCCACAAGAACAAGGCTTATCCTTGGGTTATGAAGGTACCCCCAGTTTGAGAGACATTGAGTTTTCTAACAAATCGTTCGTGAATGTGACTGGAGATGGCGGCGGTTCTATTGCGATCGTTGGTAAGAATATCAATTTAAATTCTGAATCATTTCTATTATCTGATACCCTTGGCGATAAAAATGGGGGAGAAATTAGGATTGTTGGCGACTCTATAATTTTCAATCGAGCCAGTGCCTTATCTAACACCTTCAGTTCAGGGAACGGCGCACAAATTAAACTGGATGCCAATAACATCACATTTCAGAATCAGAGTGGTGTAAGTATTCAGACATGGGGCAGTGGTAAAGCTGGAGACATTAACATTGGTGCAAATTCTTTGGAGATTGGAGGCGGCTCAGCCTTCGTAAGCATAACAATAGGAAATAGCACTGGTCTTGCCGGAGACATCAATATGAGTGTCAAAGGTCCATTGGTAGTTAACACAGCAGGTATAACAGCAGACTCATCTGGCACGGGTAATGCTGGCAAAATTAACATTAATGCAAATTCTTTGCAGATTGAAAATTCGGGTATCAATAGCCGTGCGTTTAACAGTGGTTTTGGGGGAGAAATCAACTTTAATATTGCAGACTCTCTTACGATCAAAGGGACAAATATAACTACTAACACCTATGGCAGAGGTGACGCTGGAAAAATTAATATCACCGCAGGTTCGTTTCGGCTTCAAGAAGGAGTAGGTGTTAGTAGCCAAGCGCAGGAAAATAGCAGAGGCAAGGGTGGAGAAATCAACATTACCGTGGCAGGTACGTTGGAATCAGGAAGAGGTGTAGGTATACAAACAAGCACCTATGGTCAAGGTGACGCTGGGAAAATTAATATTCGTGCAAATTCTTTAAGAGCGAAAAACTCAGCGATTTCTAGCAATACAACGGCAAGTGGCACAGGTAACGGTGGAGAAATCAAAATTACAGTGGCAGATCTGTTTGATCTCAACGCAACAGGTGTGAAGACACAAAACTTGGGCAATGGTAATGGAGGTGATATCCAAATACAAACCAACAATTTTTCTCTAAGCAATGGCTCACAAGTCTCTGCCAGCACCTCCGGAAAGGGAAATGGCGGGGGTGTCACCGTTAATGCAACTGGCAATATCTCAGCAGATGGTCAGTTTACGAACGGAAACAAAAGTGGATTTTATAGCACTGTTGGATCATCAGGCGTGGGTAATGCTGGAGGAGTTAACATCACTGCGCGATCGCTCTCTCTAACTAATGGCGGTACAGTCTCTACCAGTAATGCTGGCAGTGGTGCAGCAGGCAACATTACAGTTACAACCGCTAAAGACATCCGGCTGGACAACCAAGCATCTATTGACGCCAACACCAAAGGGGGACAGGGGGACATTAGCCTGAATTCTGGCGACTTCATTTTGCGTAACAACAGCAACATCACCACAAACGCCCAAGGCACAGCCGGTGGAGGTAATATCAGGATTAACACTGAAAACTTAGTTGCCCTAGATGATACCAGTATCACTGCTAATGCGGAAAAAGGCTTTGGCGGGAGAATCTTCATCACCGCTCAAGGTATATTTCGTTCCCCAGACAGTAAAATCACCGCCATTTCTGAAGCTGGCCAGCAGTTCAATGGAATTGTGCAATTTAACACACCCGAAATTGACCCCAGTCAGGGATTATTTGAATTGACAGAAACTGTTACAGACGCCGCACAGCAAGTGGCCCAAAATCCGTGTATAAAAGGTTTTGGTAGTACTTTCACCATCACCGGACGTGGCGGATTGCCATCTGATCCCAATAAAATCCTCAGTAGTGACAATGTGCGCGTTGATTTAATTGAGCCTGTCGTCAGTACAGTAAGTTTAACAACTGCAACAGAAAAGAAACCATCTCAACAGCCAACTGTCAAAAAGATAATACCAGCCCAAGGCTGGATATATAACGACAAAGGTCAGGTGGTACTGGTAGGTTATGATCCCACCAAAACTGGTCCACAACGTGAGCAGCCAGCACCTACTAGTAACTGTGCAGCAACCAGATAA
- a CDS encoding S-layer family protein, with product MNCKLERSQSLMEGYCLVSTSGKGDAGNIRINASDTVSFSGVNPINGDPTAAFSNVNAGGVGNGGEINITAGSLELTNGGQLNAFVRSDSGTTPAGNGNAGNVKLNIRNGITIAGVSNEGTRSSINSNVESGAQGKGGNIELQARTVSVADGGLLLVSTSGKGDAGNIRINASDTVSFSGVNPINGNPTAAFSTVEAGGEGNGGEINITAGSLELTNGGQLNAFVRSGSGTTPAGNGNAGNVKLDIRNGITIAGVSGRPAANGIFPRSGIFSNVEVGGVGNAGGIDITARSLSLTNGGRLSSTNFSNGTAGNIKVTTANDIRLDNKASIQANTKNGEGNISLNARDLILRRNSSITTNATGKADGGDIRINTGNLVALEDSNITANAEKGFGGRIFITAQGIFRSPDSDITAISEAGSQFNGTVQFNTPETDPTKGLFEFPEIVTDAAQQVAQNPCQRGVGSSFTITGRGGLPTDPQKVLSSNNVRVDLIKPVTSTVSSTTATEKKPSQQPTVKRIIPAQGWIYNEKGQVVLVGYDPTKTGPQRQPQTPASSCAAVR from the coding sequence TTGAACTGCAAGCTAGAACGGTCTCAGTCGCTGATGGAGGGCTACTGTCTGGTTAGTACTTCTGGTAAGGGAGATGCAGGCAATATCAGGATTAATGCTAGCGATACCGTCTCTTTTTCTGGAGTCAATCCAATCAACGGAGACCCCACTGCCGCCTTCAGTAATGTTAACGCTGGAGGTGTGGGCAACGGCGGCGAAATCAACATTACTGCAGGCTCACTCGAGTTGACAAATGGGGGTCAATTGAATGCTTTTGTCCGTAGTGACTCAGGAACAACTCCAGCAGGAAATGGCAATGCCGGAAATGTCAAGCTTAATATTCGCAACGGTATCACGATTGCGGGAGTTAGTAACGAAGGTACCCGCAGTAGCATCAACAGTAATGTGGAAAGCGGCGCACAAGGCAAAGGTGGCAACATTGAACTGCAAGCTAGAACGGTCTCAGTCGCTGATGGAGGGCTACTGTTGGTTAGTACTTCTGGTAAGGGAGATGCAGGCAATATCAGGATTAATGCTAGCGATACCGTCTCTTTTTCTGGAGTCAATCCAATCAACGGAAACCCCACTGCCGCCTTCAGTACCGTAGAAGCAGGAGGTGAGGGCAACGGCGGCGAAATCAACATTACTGCAGGCTCACTCGAGTTGACCAATGGGGGTCAATTGAATGCTTTTGTCCGTAGTGGCTCAGGAACAACTCCAGCAGGAAATGGCAATGCCGGAAATGTCAAGCTTGATATTCGCAACGGTATCACGATTGCGGGAGTGAGTGGCAGACCTGCAGCCAATGGTATTTTCCCGCGCAGTGGTATCTTCAGTAATGTGGAAGTAGGAGGCGTGGGCAACGCAGGTGGCATTGATATCACCGCGCGATCGCTCTCTCTAACCAATGGCGGTAGACTTTCTAGCACGAATTTCAGCAACGGTACCGCAGGCAACATAAAAGTTACAACCGCTAATGACATCCGCCTGGACAACAAAGCATCTATTCAAGCCAATACCAAAAACGGAGAGGGCAACATTAGCCTAAACGCCCGTGACTTAATCTTGCGCCGCAACAGCAGCATCACCACTAACGCCACAGGCAAAGCTGATGGAGGCGACATCAGAATTAACACTGGCAACTTAGTTGCCCTAGAAGATAGCAATATTACCGCCAATGCAGAAAAAGGCTTTGGGGGGAGAATCTTCATCACAGCTCAAGGTATATTTCGTTCCCCAGACAGTGATATCACCGCCATTTCTGAAGCTGGCTCGCAGTTTAATGGCACTGTGCAATTTAACACACCAGAAACTGACCCCACTAAAGGGTTATTTGAATTCCCAGAAATTGTCACAGACGCCGCACAGCAGGTTGCCCAAAACCCCTGTCAAAGAGGTGTAGGAAGCAGCTTTACCATCACCGGACGTGGCGGACTTCCAACTGATCCCCAAAAAGTCCTCAGTAGTAATAATGTGCGTGTTGATTTAATTAAGCCTGTTACTAGTACAGTAAGTTCAACAACTGCAACAGAAAAGAAACCATCTCAACAGCCAACTGTCAAGCGCATAATACCAGCACAGGGTTGGATATATAACGAAAAAGGTCAGGTGGTCTTGGTTGGTTATGATCCCACCAAAACTGGCCCACAACGTCAACCGCAAACACCTGCTAGTAGTTGTGCTGCAGTCAGATAG